From the genome of Kaistella daneshvariae, one region includes:
- a CDS encoding DUF1622 domain-containing protein: MMEEIRPYIEYCARALEILGIITIVIGTILAIIQFLFNKQSVSPRSYKILRQELGKAILLGLEILVAGDIIATVVTDPTMERVMILAIIVLIRTFLSLSIQVEIEGKFPWQKKTSEETTTSL, translated from the coding sequence ATGATGGAAGAAATCCGGCCTTATATCGAATATTGCGCGCGCGCCCTGGAAATTTTAGGAATTATCACCATTGTCATCGGAACCATTCTGGCGATTATCCAGTTTCTGTTTAATAAGCAAAGCGTTTCACCACGTTCGTATAAAATTCTGCGTCAGGAACTCGGCAAAGCCATTCTTCTGGGCTTGGAAATCCTTGTAGCGGGCGATATCATCGCCACGGTCGTCACCGATCCAACGATGGAACGCGTCATGATTTTAGCCATCATCGTTTTAATCCGGACCTTTTTAAGCCTGTCCATTCAGGTTGAAATTGAAGGGAAATTTCCGTGGCAGAAAAAAACTTCAGAGGAAACAACTACCTCGCTTTAA